The proteins below are encoded in one region of Bremerella sp. P1:
- a CDS encoding vWA domain-containing protein: MLFVYPALAWAFALVSLPVLIHLINMMRHRRVKWAAMDFLLQSHRRMKHWVMLRQLLLLLTRMAAIALIVAMLAGLITTQSWSSMIGDRVTHHLILLDDTFSMRERLGGNTAFESATKTANRIIENLANQDRPQRISVVFYSDILRGDADAKAPNLEARMRVDMDSTSITKLQEILANTSPTEQTIPLAEVLQRAGEIVTEFDQSEVAQVYIVSDFREKDWGSEATLRDPISRIEQRAIELNWINCARLPQDNLAITDVSIGNGTVVAGIPTIVKVSVRNFGQQTAIDVPVNIELFGSSSGVADISQAGNALQRLYDQLPITFDEIPPGDQVTRQTQIIFPAEGSSVLSFRLPEDPLPLDNLRFATTRVESTIPVLIVDGDPKLTNAFYLQSVFNPGPNVSTGISPTTTSSSFLTTAELKDLAKFETVFIIDPPMLDERIITTLKQYVEAGGGIVWYCGPGSNELGLAELSKANLLPTTLQGPAELSQNTPDGPPDFDPGDNPVFKVFAGEKNPFLRRLVVGNYFPVVPEFNTEKPENVRVLGSLRNGDPLVLEHGLGRGKVVTFLTSLGPQWNSWATNPSFIVAILELRNYASNAKNSESTFPVGSPISVTVPTSDYRSDVQFYSPGATRLPTDRSERLEMEPVAGTLDGSAELGGVDSVTGRFLTGQAGVYEAWLTKLDGSNEVRRYSLAPEITESDLLSMNETNLRQLYPSVTFNYVAADAWQYDNAAQQGTNWQTILLVLVIGALLLEQVLAFYASYHPVAPGASAA, from the coding sequence ATGCTTTTCGTCTATCCAGCCCTGGCTTGGGCGTTTGCCCTTGTATCGCTTCCCGTGTTGATCCACCTGATCAACATGATGCGGCATCGGCGCGTCAAATGGGCGGCAATGGACTTCCTGCTTCAAAGCCATCGGCGGATGAAGCACTGGGTCATGCTCCGCCAGCTTCTGCTGCTGCTCACGCGTATGGCCGCCATTGCCTTGATTGTCGCCATGCTGGCCGGCCTGATCACCACCCAAAGCTGGTCGAGCATGATCGGCGACCGGGTGACGCATCACCTGATCCTTCTGGATGACACCTTCTCGATGCGAGAACGCCTGGGTGGCAACACGGCTTTCGAGTCGGCCACGAAGACCGCCAATCGCATCATCGAGAACCTGGCCAATCAAGACCGCCCTCAGCGGATTTCCGTCGTGTTTTATTCGGACATCCTGCGTGGTGATGCCGATGCGAAAGCGCCGAATCTGGAAGCCCGCATGCGAGTCGACATGGATTCGACCAGCATCACCAAGCTTCAAGAGATTCTCGCCAACACATCACCCACCGAGCAAACGATTCCGCTGGCCGAGGTCCTCCAACGAGCAGGCGAAATCGTGACCGAGTTCGACCAATCGGAGGTCGCCCAGGTTTACATCGTCTCCGACTTCCGCGAGAAGGACTGGGGCTCGGAAGCGACCCTGCGTGATCCGATTTCCCGCATCGAACAGCGGGCGATCGAACTCAATTGGATCAACTGCGCACGGCTGCCTCAAGACAACCTGGCCATCACCGACGTTTCGATTGGCAACGGCACGGTCGTCGCCGGCATTCCAACCATCGTGAAGGTTTCCGTCCGTAATTTCGGACAGCAAACGGCCATCGACGTCCCGGTCAACATCGAGCTCTTTGGATCGAGCTCTGGCGTCGCCGACATCTCGCAAGCCGGCAACGCTCTTCAGCGTTTGTACGATCAATTGCCGATCACCTTCGACGAGATCCCGCCGGGGGACCAGGTTACGCGGCAAACGCAGATCATTTTCCCGGCCGAAGGCTCAAGCGTTCTATCGTTCCGCCTGCCGGAAGATCCGCTTCCGCTGGATAACCTCCGCTTCGCCACCACAAGAGTCGAGTCGACGATCCCTGTACTGATCGTCGATGGCGACCCCAAGTTGACCAACGCATTTTACCTGCAGTCGGTCTTCAATCCCGGCCCGAATGTCTCGACAGGGATTAGCCCTACCACCACCAGCAGCAGTTTCCTAACGACCGCTGAGCTGAAGGACCTGGCGAAGTTTGAAACCGTTTTCATCATCGATCCCCCGATGCTGGATGAACGGATTATCACAACGCTCAAACAGTATGTGGAAGCTGGTGGAGGGATCGTTTGGTACTGTGGTCCTGGCAGCAACGAACTCGGACTTGCCGAACTCTCCAAAGCGAACCTCTTGCCCACCACGCTTCAAGGTCCGGCCGAGCTTTCGCAGAATACACCGGATGGACCGCCTGATTTTGATCCTGGCGACAACCCGGTGTTCAAAGTCTTCGCTGGCGAAAAGAACCCATTCTTGCGGCGATTGGTCGTCGGCAACTACTTCCCAGTTGTCCCTGAGTTCAATACCGAGAAGCCTGAGAACGTCCGCGTGCTGGGTAGCCTGAGAAACGGTGACCCGCTCGTGCTGGAACATGGATTGGGCAGAGGCAAGGTCGTCACCTTCCTCACCTCGCTTGGTCCGCAGTGGAACAGCTGGGCCACGAACCCAAGCTTTATCGTCGCGATCCTCGAGCTACGCAACTACGCCAGCAACGCGAAGAATAGCGAGTCGACTTTCCCGGTTGGCTCACCCATCTCAGTAACGGTTCCGACGTCTGACTATCGCTCGGACGTTCAGTTTTACAGCCCGGGAGCGACACGGCTTCCAACCGATCGTAGCGAACGCTTGGAGATGGAGCCGGTCGCCGGCACTTTGGATGGCAGCGCAGAACTAGGCGGAGTCGATTCGGTCACCGGACGCTTTCTGACCGGCCAGGCAGGCGTGTATGAAGCCTGGCTGACCAAGCTCGACGGTTCCAACGAAGTACGACGCTATTCGTTAGCTCCTGAGATAACCGAGAGCGATCTGCTGAGCATGAACGAGACCAATCTTCGCCAGTTGTATCCTTCGGTGACTTTCAACTACGTCGCCGCCGATGCATGGCAATACGATAACGCTGCCCAGCAGGGCACCAATTGGCAGACCATCTTGCTGGTCCTGGTAATCGGGGCGCTACTACTGGAACAAGTTCTGGCCTTTTACGCGAGCTACCACCCCGTGGCTCCAGGAGCATCTGCCGCGTGA